The Sinomonas sp. P10A9 genome contains the following window.
CTCGAGAGGATCCAGTTCGGGCGCGAGCTTGCGTGCTTCCAGCTCGTCCAGCAGCAGCTCGCGGAGATCCTCGGCAACGCGCACGCGTCGCTCTCGCTCATGGTGGAGCTCGCGCGCATCCAGGAGTCGGGGCAGCTCGAGATGGTGCAGTCCGCCATGGCGAAGTCGACCACCACCCGGCTCGCCCGCTCTTCCGTGGCTCTCGGACGGTCCATCCTGGGCGGCAACGGGATCACAACCGACTACGAGATGGCCAAGCTCTTCGGCGACGCGGAGGTCCTGTACACCTACGAGGGCACGTACGAGATCAACTCGCTCATCGTCGCCCGGGCGGTGACCGGCAAGTCCGCCTTCGTCTGAGATCCGCGCCCGCGACGCACGGTGAGACGCAAGGCTCTGGCGGTGGCGGCGTCGTGCGTCTACGGTGCGGGTATGGAACACACCGATCGCGTGCCCGCCCCACCGGGACTCCCGGCATTCGATGACGCCGCACCGCTCGACGACGGCTACAGCCAGACCGAGAACTACGGCCACAACCAAGAGTCGATGCAGCTGCGCGACCCGAGCCGATACGCCGACGCCCCGCCCGGGGAGCCCCGCACCGAGCTCCCGCCTGCGGCCCCGGCCGCGCCGGCGAAACGCCGCCCCCACACCTCGGGCCTCGGGACCTCCGGCGCCGCGGGCATCCCGGACTCTGCGGGCGCCACCCACACGGGGTTCGGGGACCCGGACCGCGACTGACCGCAGCCCCGCCGATCCGCACGGGGTGACCTCGGCGCCACATGGGGTGACCTCGGCACCACCCGGGGTGACCTCGGCACCACACGAGGTGACCTCGGCACCACCCGGGGTGATCTCGGCGTCACACGGGGTGACCTCGGCACCACCTGGGGTGACCTCGGCGTCACACGGAGTGACTTCGGCAGGGATGGTCGCGAACCGCGGCGCCCATGAGAAAGACTGGCGCCATGCAGAACGCGACTCACAACACGGACTTCATCCAGGTATCGCACGCGGGATCCCTCCCCCGTACCCCCGAGCTCCTCGCGGCCAACGCCGCGCAGGCCGAGAACCCCGGCGACGCCGCGGCGTTCGAGGAGCTCCTTGCCGGTTCGGTGAAGGACATCGTCGCGAAGCAGCGCGAGGCCGGCGTCACGCTCCCGAATGACGGCGAGTACGGCCACACGATGTCCAACTCGGTGGACTACGGCGCGTGGTGGAACTACTCGTTCTCGCGCCTGGGCGGCCTCACCCCGGGCGGCGTGGACCGCTGGCAGATGACGGACGAGATCCGCTCCGAGCCGGGCCACATCCGCCTCACCACCATGAAGGACCGCCGCGACCGCCTGCGCTTCGACGAGGCGTACAACGACCCGAACTCGTTCATCCTCACGGGCCGCAAGACGGTCCTGCAGCCCACCGTGACGGGGCCCCTCACATACACCGGCCAGGAGGCCGTCCAGCGGGACGTTGCCCACCTCAAGTCGGCCCTCGCGGCGAACGGCTTCGAGACCGGCTTCCTCCCGGCCCTCTCCCCCGGCTCCGCGAGCCGTATCGCCAACGAGTACTACAAGGACGAGGAAGAGCTCGTCTACGCGTGCGCCGACGCAATGCGCGAGGAGTACAAGGCGATCATCGACGCGGGCCTCATCGTCCAGATCGACGACCCCTCGATCGCCGAGAACTGGGACATGATCAACCCCGAGCCGAGCCTCGCGGACTACCTCAAGTTCACGCAGATCCGCGTCGAGGCCCTCAACTACGCGATCCGCGACCTCCCGCAGGACCAGATCCGCTTCCACCTGTGCTGGGGTTCATGGCACGGTCCGCACACCACTGACCTGCCGTTCAAGGACCTCGCGGCGACGATGCTCTCGATCAACGCCGGCTCCTACTCGTTCGAGGCGGGGAACGTGCGGCACGAGCACGAGTGGAAGGTCTGGCGCGATCTGGACCTTCCCGAGGACAAGGTCATCGTGCCGGGCGTCGTCTCGCACGCGACCAACGTCGTAGAGCACCCCGAGCTGGTCGCGGACCGGATCGAGAACTTCGCCCGGATCGTGGGACGCGAGCGCGTCATCGCCTCGACGGACTGCGGCCTCGGCGGCCGCGTGCACCCGCAGATCGCGTGGGCCAAGCTCGAGGCGCTCTCCGAGGGCGCGAAGATCGCCACCGATCGCCTCTGGGGATAGGGCATGACGCACGACGCCGCCGCCTCGCCTCCCACTGTCGCCTCGCCGGAGCATCCGGCCGGCAACGAGGTCACCCTCCGCTTCCTCGCCGCGCCCACGGACAAGGGGCACTCCGGCTCCGTGGACGCGGGCACCGTCCTCGAGTGGGTGGACAAGGCGGCGTTCGCTGCGGCGGTGGGCTGGTCGAAGACCTACTGCGTGACCGCCTACGTGGGGAACATCCACTTCGCGGACCCGGTCAACGTGGGCGACATGGTCGAGGTCACCGGGACGATCGTCTACACGGGCCGGACGTCGATGCACATCCGCACCGTGGTCTCCTCTGGCGATCCGAAGGGCGGCACACCCACGATGCGCAGCCAGTGCCTCGTGATCTTCGTGGCGGTCGGCGAGAACGGCCGCCCCGTCGAGGTCCCGAGGTGGGTCCCGCGGACCGACGCCGAACGCGAGGCAGAGGCGAACGCCGTCGCCCGTATCACGGTGCGTGACGAGATCGTCGCGTCGATGAAGCGCCAGGAGTACACGGACGCCGGAACGGCCGAGCGGGTGGTGCTGCGCTTCCTCGCCGCGCCGACGGACGTCAACTGGGGCGGCAAGGTGCACGGCGGCACGGTCATGAAGTGGATCGACGAGGCCGCGTACCTGTGCGCGTCGCGCTATTCCGGGCGGGACACGGTCGCCGTCTTCTCAGGCGGCGTGCGGTTCTACCGGCCGCTGCTCATCGGAGACGTCGTGGAGGTGGAGGCTCGGCTCGTGTACACCGGGACGAAGGGCATGCACATCGCGGTCCATGTACGCTCCGGCTCGCCCAAGGGCCACGAGCTGCATCTCACCACGTACTGCCTCACGGTCATGGTGGCCCGCGACGAGACCGGCGCCGCAGTCCCTGTCCCCCGCTGGGCGCCGGTCTCCGACGAGGACAAGCGCCTGTGGGAGCATGCCCGAGAGCTCCTCGAGATCCGCGGCAGGGCCCCCGGCGGGCGCCTGCCGAACCACCTCCTGCGGTCTTAGGCGTGCTGGGCCAGGGTCCGTAGTGCCTCATGTCAAGATGCTCGCGAAAGTGGTGCGCGAGCACCTTAGACGAGCCAAGTCGGGCCATTGACGCAGAGGCGGGGGAGAGAGATCCTCCTGCAGGCGGCCCCACCGGGAAGCCCATGATGAAGATCCGGAAAGCAGGGCATTTGCGGTCTCGACGCGTCTTCAGCGTCTGCTGCTTCGGCGTCTTCGTGTTTGCCACGATGGCGCTGCCGCTGACTCGCCCAGACCTGTCCTTGAGGCGAGACCAGATCAGCGATCTGTTGGTGGGCGAAGGGTCCGCAGCCGCTGTCGCTGCCTTCCTCGCCTTGGCGGCGGGGTCGGCATTGCTGGGCCAGGAGTACTGGCGCCGAGGACGTCAGCTGACCTCGGCGGTACTGCTCCTCTTTGCGGCAGCCACGGCCGTCGCGGGCCTGACGGCGCCGAGCTCGGCCCAGCACAACGTCGCGGCCCTCGCGGCGTTCTTGGCCGGGCCC
Protein-coding sequences here:
- a CDS encoding cobalamin-independent methionine synthase II family protein encodes the protein MQNATHNTDFIQVSHAGSLPRTPELLAANAAQAENPGDAAAFEELLAGSVKDIVAKQREAGVTLPNDGEYGHTMSNSVDYGAWWNYSFSRLGGLTPGGVDRWQMTDEIRSEPGHIRLTTMKDRRDRLRFDEAYNDPNSFILTGRKTVLQPTVTGPLTYTGQEAVQRDVAHLKSALAANGFETGFLPALSPGSASRIANEYYKDEEELVYACADAMREEYKAIIDAGLIVQIDDPSIAENWDMINPEPSLADYLKFTQIRVEALNYAIRDLPQDQIRFHLCWGSWHGPHTTDLPFKDLAATMLSINAGSYSFEAGNVRHEHEWKVWRDLDLPEDKVIVPGVVSHATNVVEHPELVADRIENFARIVGRERVIASTDCGLGGRVHPQIAWAKLEALSEGAKIATDRLWG
- a CDS encoding acyl-CoA thioesterase, with protein sequence MTHDAAASPPTVASPEHPAGNEVTLRFLAAPTDKGHSGSVDAGTVLEWVDKAAFAAAVGWSKTYCVTAYVGNIHFADPVNVGDMVEVTGTIVYTGRTSMHIRTVVSSGDPKGGTPTMRSQCLVIFVAVGENGRPVEVPRWVPRTDAEREAEANAVARITVRDEIVASMKRQEYTDAGTAERVVLRFLAAPTDVNWGGKVHGGTVMKWIDEAAYLCASRYSGRDTVAVFSGGVRFYRPLLIGDVVEVEARLVYTGTKGMHIAVHVRSGSPKGHELHLTTYCLTVMVARDETGAAVPVPRWAPVSDEDKRLWEHARELLEIRGRAPGGRLPNHLLRS
- a CDS encoding DUF998 domain-containing protein encodes the protein MKIRKAGHLRSRRVFSVCCFGVFVFATMALPLTRPDLSLRRDQISDLLVGEGSAAAVAAFLALAAGSALLGQEYWRRGRQLTSAVLLLFAAATAVAGLTAPSSAQHNVAALAAFLAGPIAAASAGWLPPRARISWAVALIGSFALWPLGAGLGERATVYGEILFFAYLSATAERLPSPPR